In Alkalihalobacillus sp. FSL W8-0930, a single window of DNA contains:
- the rpmJ gene encoding 50S ribosomal protein L36: MKVSPSVKPICEKCKVIKRKGVVMVICENPKHKQKQG, from the coding sequence ATGAAGGTCAGTCCATCGGTAAAACCAATTTGCGAAAAATGTAAAGTCATTAAGCGCAAAGGTGTCGTAATGGTTATTTGCGAAAATCCGAAACACAAGCAAAAACAAGGTTAA
- the infA gene encoding translation initiation factor IF-1, protein MAKEDVIEVEGTVIEPLPNAMFRVELENGHKILAHVSGKIRMHFIRILPGDKVTIELSPYDLTRGRITYRYK, encoded by the coding sequence ATGGCTAAAGAGGATGTTATTGAAGTAGAAGGAACGGTTATTGAACCACTTCCTAATGCAATGTTTCGTGTAGAACTTGAGAATGGTCACAAAATCCTCGCTCACGTATCAGGTAAGATTCGGATGCACTTCATTCGTATTCTTCCAGGAGATAAGGTCACAATTGAACTGTCTCCATATGATCTGACACGTGGACGAATCACTTATAGGTATAAATAA
- the map gene encoding type I methionyl aminopeptidase has protein sequence MIILKTERELEIMREAGRIVALTHQELKPHIKPGVTTGELDQIAERFIRSHGATPSFLDYNGFKGSVCASVNEELVHGIPGERVLKDGDIISLDIGAYYNGYHGDSAWTYAVGSVSAEDSKLCEVTEAALYKGLEQAKPGARISDISHAIQNYAEPLGFQIVREYVGHGVGQNLHEDPQIPNYGPPGKGTRLKKGMVLAIEPMINAGSRYVRTLEDNWTVVTVDGKKCAHYEHTIAITETGYEILTKA, from the coding sequence ATTATTCTAAAAACCGAGAGGGAATTAGAAATTATGCGTGAAGCTGGTCGAATTGTGGCACTGACTCATCAAGAGCTCAAGCCACATATTAAGCCAGGAGTTACTACAGGCGAACTCGATCAAATTGCTGAGAGATTCATTCGCTCTCACGGAGCAACTCCTTCATTTTTGGACTATAACGGATTTAAAGGCAGTGTATGTGCTTCAGTAAACGAGGAACTGGTACATGGTATTCCCGGTGAGCGGGTCTTAAAAGATGGCGATATAATTAGTCTGGATATTGGTGCCTACTATAATGGATATCATGGTGACTCAGCATGGACATATGCCGTTGGCTCTGTTAGTGCTGAAGACAGCAAGCTTTGTGAGGTTACAGAGGCTGCACTATATAAGGGCTTAGAGCAAGCGAAGCCTGGTGCAAGAATTTCAGACATCTCGCATGCTATTCAGAATTATGCCGAACCTCTTGGATTTCAGATTGTAAGAGAGTATGTCGGACACGGAGTCGGGCAAAACTTACATGAAGATCCACAAATTCCGAACTACGGACCTCCTGGAAAAGGCACACGCCTTAAAAAGGGTATGGTTCTAGCAATTGAACCAATGATCAACGCTGGTTCGAGATATGTTCGAACTCTTGAAGATAATTGGACGGTTGTTACGGTAGATGGCAAAAAGTGCGCTCATTACGAGCATACGATTGCAATAACAGAAACAGGCTATGAAATTTTGACAAAAGCTTGA